In one Colletotrichum destructivum chromosome 2, complete sequence genomic region, the following are encoded:
- a CDS encoding Putative pleckstrin domain, PH-like domain superfamily, AH/BAR domain superfamily, protein MAARSPLASSSPTPRPNHAPHLADSDSYRERERERDRGRDMEERADHGAAAAMNPNPTSSYFPQQPAQPSSSYTSTAAAATYSTPPQRTAPLRYGEDQETQHNTLANSHTGHNLAQTLPLERDAANNNRANLAVPFATARGKFTEEWDASQRGSSIIEGHSSNMPRSNSFVSNGGEDHLNLPSRHNTLKKKNSLRRNGSLKRSSSRRSMKAGSVRSLALQSSNDPDEVHSAFHCPVPTSGNPTDALATRFQSWRKILKDLIAYYREIQTHYEHKSKSLLKLANVANNISSPPGFLDSGGIDDALQILRSYHKGAILESNKAKEIEEDVILALTGLRNDLHQKIKEIKNLSGDFKNLVDKEMDGTKRAVKALQDTLGQADLDPSLTTGKQDPYLLRLAVDRQVERQIDEENYLHQAYLNLENSGRELEAIVVGEVQKAYNAYAGILKRESDAAYNTIEELRVGPISMPKDHEWANFVQRDDQFVDPDIPLRSAEHIHYPGREHVACQEIRAGLLERKSKYLKSYTAGWYVLSSTHLHEFKSADKGQAPVMSLYLPEQKLGSHSSEGGSSNKFILKGRQTGSMHRGHTWVFRAESHDTMMAWYEDIKVLTERSPQERSEFVRGHVRSLSQSSQRSMSSDGVLEDDDDDEPFSAGTAVAASTSSRQDARRPEAGGRFPSDIQVNAQRGLQAPLSPSSVSSGLDNSDRDAVMPSAALPGSMLGVYLGYDEHPNGYGGTDQTPMEEIPSHAAIVTQQAREDGVNPYTRESLHRSQSLTRGQQAAYIPDTDVQRTQSQHVTLDNHEVDSSPVASADYGHVLETPGGNGQYDQWMNGTRKPSPGISTNNVSVARTGNERTQSNDYLQQNVSPDAAVATFIPRSQGASREQQPISAVRPTSGTVRNDSVPTISNLHIPGEYPKGNAATIESSR, encoded by the exons ATGGCCGCTAGATCCCCGCTCGCGTCTTCATCTCCCACGCCGAGGCCCAACCACGCGCCGCACCTCGCTGACTCCGACTCATACagggaaagagaaagggaacgggacagagggagagacaTGGAAGAACGAGCTgaccacggcgccgccgccgctatGAACCCAAATCCCACCTCGTCCTATTTCCCTCAACAACCCGCCCAGCCCTCTTCATCATACACCTcgactgccgccgccgctaccTACTCTACTCCTCCTCAACGAACTGCTCCTCTGCGATACGGCGAAGATCAAGAGACGCAACACAACACTCTAGCCAACTCTCACACCGGGCACAACCTGGCGCAAACCCTTCCTTTAGAGAGggacgccgccaacaacaaccgCGCCAACCTGGCAGTACCTTTCGCTACGGCTCGCGGCAAGTTCACAGAAGAATGGGATGCGAGCCAAAGAGGAAGTAGCATCATTGAGGGTCACTCGTCCAACATGCCTCGTTCCAACTCATTCGTCTCCAACGGCGGGGAGGATCACCTGAATCTTCCCTCGCGCCACAACAccctcaagaagaagaactcGCTGCGCAGAAACGGCAGTCTGAAGCGCAGTAGCAGTCGACGAAGCATGAAGGCTGGAAGCGTCCGTAGCCTAGCTCTGCAGTCCTCCAACGACCCCGACGAAGTACACAGCGCATTCCACTGCCCCGTTCCGACGTCGGGAAACCCAACCGATGCTTTAGCCACCAGGTTCCAGT CATGGCGCAAGATTCTCAAAGACCTTATTGCATACTACCGTGAAATTCAAACACACTACGAGCACAAGTCCAAATCGTTATTGAAGctcgccaacgtcgccaaCAATATTTCTAGTCCACCCGGTTTCCTCGACTCGGGTGGCATCGATGATGCGCTACAAATACTGCGGAGCTACCACAAGGGCGCCATTCTTGAATCaaacaaggccaaggagatcgaggaggaTGTCATTTTAGCCCTAACTGGTCTGCGAAATGACCTTCATCAGAAGATTAAGGAGATCAAGAACTTGTCGGGCGACTTCAAAAACTTGGTAGACAAGGAGATGGATGGCACGAAGCGCGCTGTCAAGGCGCTACAAGACACCTTGGGCCAGGCTGATCTGGACCCCTCTTTAACGACCGGAAAGCAAGATCCGTACCTACTgcgtctcgccgtcgacagGCAGGTTGAGCGTCAGATCGATGAGGAAAACTACCTCCACCAGGCCTACTTGAACCTGGAGAATTCTGGCCGCGAACTCGAGGCCATCGTAGTGGGCGAGGTCCAAAAGGCTTACAACGCCTACGCTGGCATCCTCAAGCGCGAGTCCGACGCCGCTTACAACACCATTGAAGAGCTCCGCGTCGGCCCCATCTCCATGCCCAAAGACCATGAGTGGGCGAACTTCGTCCAGAGAGACGACCAATTCGTGGATCCAGATATTCCACTTCGGTCCGCTGAACACATTCACTATCCGGGTCGAGAACACGTCGCTTGCCAGGAAATTCGCGCGGGACTTCTTGAGCGCAAGAGCAAGTACCTTAAGAGCTACACAGCTGGCTG GTATGTACTTTCTTCGACTCATCTCCATGAATTTAAATCGGCAGACAAGGGCCAAGCCCCCGTCATGTCGTTGTACCTTCCAGAGCAGAAACTAGGTTCGCACTCTAGCGAGGGCGGGTCTTCGAACAAGTTTATCCTCAAGGGTCGCCAAACTGGATCGATGCATCGTGGCCACACTTGGGTCTTTCGGGCCGAGAGCCATGATACAATGATGGCTTGGTACGAAGACATTAAGGTCCTTACTGAGAGGTCCCCTCAAGAGAGGAGCGAGTTTGTTCGTGGACATGTACGAAGCCTGAGCCAGTCTTCACAACGATCCATGAGCAGTGACGGTGTActcgaagacgatgacgatgacgaacCATTCTCGGCGGGCACGGCGGTTGCAGCAAGCACGAGTTCAAGACAAGATGCCCGCCGTCCCGAAGCAGGTGGGCGGTTCCCATCTGACATCCAGGTCAACGCGCAGCGAGGCTTACAGGCACCTCTTTCGCCCTCTAGTGTAAGCTCCGGACTCGACAATTCTGATCGTGACGCAGTCATGCCATCCGCTGCCTTACCAGGCAGTATGTTGGGTGTCTATCTCGGTTATGACGAGCACCCGAATGGATATGGGGGTACGGACCAGACGCCTATGGAGGAGATCCCGTCTCACGCTGCTATAGTGACCCAGCAAGCTCGCGAGGACGGGGTGAATCCCTACACGCGCGAGTCACTTCACCGATCGCAATCTTTGACTCGTGGTCAGCAGGCAGCCTATATTCCCGACACCGACGTGCAAAGAACTCAAAGCCAACACGTGACACTCGACAATCATGAGGTGGACTCCAGTCCAGTAGCATCGGCCGATTATGGTCACGTTCTCGAGACACCCGGCGGCAACGGACAATACGACCAGTGGATGAACGGTACCAGAAAGCCCTCTCCAGGCATTTCCACCAACAATGTTTCCGTCGCCAGAACAGGCAATGAACGTACCCAGAGTAATGACTACCTCCAACAAAACGTCTCACCCGACGCTGCTGTCGCCACGTTCATTCCCAGAAGCCAGGGTGCGTCTCGTGAACAGCAGCCAATCTCCGCTGTTCGGCCTACGTCTGGCACTGTCAGAAACGACAGCGTTCCAACAATCTCCAATCTTCACATTCCCGGGGAATACCCAAAGGGAAATGCAGCAACAATTGAATCGAGTCGATGA
- a CDS encoding Putative GNAT domain, acyl-CoA N-acyltransferase, N-alpha-acetyltransferase 30 gives MDVSSITYIPADLQYIQYEHGLEAEYLPAIRSLIAKDLSEPYSIYVYRYFLYQWGHLCFMALDPSDSSLIGVIVCKLEVHSSHSPPTRRGYIAMLAVASPYRGKGIATSLVKRAIDAMAQRNADEVVLETEETNTQAMRLYERLGFLRSKKLHRYYLNGNSAYRLVLLLKTIDPDAVLEDSDGPSP, from the exons ATGGACGTTTCCAGCATCACATATATCCCCGCGGATCTGCAGTACATTCAATATGAGCATGGTTTGGAAGCGGAATATCTCCCTGCCATCCGCTCTTTGATTGCAAAGGACTTGAGCGAACCTTACAGCATATATGTCTATCGATATTTCCTCTACCAATGGGGCCACCTGTGCTTCATG GCATTGGACCCTTCAGACTCGTCACTCATCGGCGTCATTGTGTGCAAGCTGGAAGTACATTCATCTCACTCACCGCCAACGCGCCGTGGTTACATCGCCATgctggccgtcgcctccCCATATCGTGGCAAGGGTATCGCCACGTCCCTCGTCAAGAGAGCCATCGACGCCATGGCCCAGCGGAACGCCGACGAAGTTGTTTTGGAAACTGAAGAGACCAACACCCAGGCCATGCGCCTGTACGAGCGCCTGGGCTTCCTGCGCTCCAAGAAGCTGCACAGGTATTACCTCAACGGAAACAGCGCCTATAGGCTGGTCCTGCTACTCAAGACCATCGACCCGGACGCTGTCCTCGAGGACTCTGATGGCCCATCTCCATGA
- a CDS encoding Putative SPIN90/Ldb17, leucine-rich domain-containing protein yields MAEFDVYESLETQHQFWEELDDVVTTQYQSHDLIDETLRAWLYLTSRFREKFPETEDDVAVCCEKLLQCQLFRDNKDYIRTQIIYSLLQEDDPASLHVIVLFLLLDGHADESTYSRMIEEACFPRLLELINGRKDQDLRLHRLLLELMYEMSRIERLRTADLLQVDDGFIAYLFQIIEELSNDVHDPYHYPIIRVLLVLNEQYMLASTDVAADPTSPTAPLTNRVIKCLSLHGDSFRTFGENIILLLNRETETSLQLLILKLLYLLFTTKATYEYFYTNDLKVLLDVIIRNLMDLPDEKISLRHTYLRVLYPLLAHTQLSRPPHYKRDEVLKVLRILGGFGNSHFAPADETTVRLVDRVSKVKWLIDQEPSGEAEVARKFLGISLSRSQTASSVSVVDVAAVMEKPGVITPSRKAEAEAEAKQGEENAGRLAVRAKKPLPEVPKHRHGIPVGPTSTSTLHLNGHRKIPPKAPPPRRRTRLKPVESVADDAPTPQV; encoded by the exons ATGGCCGAGTTTGACGTCTACGAGTCTCTCGAGACTCAACATCAGTTTTGGGAAG agcttgacgacgtcgtcacGACCCAATATCAGTCGCACGATTTGATCGACGAAACCCTACGAGCTTGGCTATACCTCACTTCGAGATTCCGAGAAAAGTTCCCCGAAaccgaggacgatgtcgctGTCTGCTGCGAGAAGTTACTGCAGTGCCAGCTGTTTCGAGACAACAAGGACTACATCCGCACCCAAATCATCTACAGTTTGCTGCAGGAGGATGACCCAGCATCGCTACACGTTATCGTACTCTTTCTGCTGCTCGATGGCCATGCCGATGAGTCTACATACTCCCGCATGATCGAGGAAGCGTGTTTCcctcgcctcctcgagctgaTCAACGGTCGCAAAGATCAGGATCTGAGGCTGCATCGTCTGCTTCTTGAGCTCATGTATGAAATGTCACGAATCGAACGCTTGCGCACCGCCGACTTActccaggtcgacgacggcttcATCGCCTACCTTTTCCAGATAATCGAGGAGCTCTCCAATGACGTTCACGACCCGTACCACTACCCTATTATTCGCGTGCTG TTGGTACTGAACGAACAATACATGCTCGCTTCTAccgacgttgccgccgatcCTACGTCTCCCACAGCCCCCCTTACGAACAGGGTCATCAAGTGTCTAAGTCTACATGGTGACTCGTTTCGCACATTCGGAGAGAATATCATTTTGCTGCTGAATCGCGAAACCGAGACGTCTCTGCAGCTACTGATCCTCAAACTTTTATATCTCTTATTTACAACCAAAGCCACATACGAATACTTTTACACGAACGACCTCAAGGTTCTCCTTGACGTTATCATTAGGAACCTCATGGACTTGCCGGATGAGAAGATATCGCTTCGTCACACATACCTCCGAGTCCTGTACCCGCTTCTGGCGCATACACAGCTGAGCCGCCCGCCGCACTACAAACGCGACGAGGTCCTCAAGGTCTTGAGGATCCTGGGCGGTTTTGGCAACTCCCACTTTGCGCCCGCTGATGAAACTACAGTTAGGTTGGTTGATCGCGTCTCCAAAGTGAAATGGCTTATCGACCAGGAGCCTTCTGGCGAGGCTGAAGTGGCGAGGAAGTTCCTGGGCATCAGTCTATCTCGCTCGCAGACGGCAAGCAGCGTTAGCGTAGTTGATGTCGCGGCCGTCATGGAGAAACCTGGTGTCATTACTCCGAGTCGGAAAGCCGAAGCAGAAGCGGAAGCCaagcaaggagaagaaaatgCCGGGCGACTCGCAGTGCGGGCGAAGAAACCCCTGCCCGAAGTACCAAAACATCGACACGGTATTCCTGTCGgaccgacgtcgacgtcgacgttgcATTTGAATGGACATAGGAAGATACCACCCaaagcaccaccaccacggcggaggacgaggcTCAAACCCGTCGAATCTGTGGCGGACGATGCTCCCACGCCCCAAGTTTGA
- a CDS encoding Putative major facilitator superfamily, MFS transporter superfamily, protein MSSANSSVSSSPIHTPTTARESRSANEALQRVANVMIAVTESCRQQFREQYANDDESFGRNGRRDSASQVSTPDLVSPTTVDDNDNYEAKRQTNHLVSSPRLNLSTWDSNQAPKIHVLPVMLTLPRNPTVPQLRRLSYRYLPIAQTRTPNTSNLHRDVRISQPGLATHPRNQMNDFASHRRLAPGGLEHTLEYPDLFEAARRIVFTRRVKHSVEATLSRMIHENSTQAEGNEERLSWTQHSKLHQSLPLLNKAPRPQLPSAQKTWLVGVAMAPALGISQSFTNVGSGQHSWFTAAYALTVGVFDLPSARLGDTFGRKPVTVLGCLWRWNGTVYFCICRVMQGIGPALCISNGFTTLEMTLVPGQKKDKAISIFSASAPVGFALGTVMSSLFARGAAWEWSFFVLAAVSVSAGGLGLLVLPCQALTKKHSGNSIWVRLDLSGTVRGASGLMHFSLSCNQAPAVAWQTPYCYFFLIVGAMFFAAFTYNETVVVNPLLPLNTIGSVTNLILTCTAAVWGCFAIWAFYTFQLLVLLREWNSLMASTSPVYWASFVAVLSLLLASILMATAPPEQTHWANAFVSSLLAPLEMVVASPLATTMLRENLPEEQKRIASSVVLARSSYAISFFMGIASSVEVQVNQGGSDVLSGCRGAQYSGVGLGSLRVLLVTAITLQAVFVRGS, encoded by the exons ATGAGCAGCGCGAATAGCTCAGTATCATCGAGCCCCATTCACACCCCGACAACAGCACGTGAATCACGAAGCGCCAACGAGGCACTACAGAGGGTGGCAAATGTTATGATAGCGGTGACGGAATCTTGCAGACAGCAGTTTCGAGAACAATATGCAAATGACGATGAATCTTTTGGGCGCAATGGGCGGAGGGACTCGGCCTCTCAAGTTTCGACTCCAGATCTAGTCTCTCCCACTAcagtcgacgacaacgacaactACGAAGCCAAACGCCAGACCAACCATCTTGTATCCAGTCCGCGACTCAATCTATCGACCTGGGATTCTAACCAAGCACCAAAGATCCATGTATTGCCTGTGATGCTTACGCTTCCTCGCAATCCGACCGTTCCTCAGCTCCGGCGGCTCTCGTACCGGTACCTCCCCATCGCGCAGACCCGGACTCCAAACACATCAAACCTTCACAGAGATGTTCGCATTTCACAGCCAGGGCTCGCGACCCATCCGAGAAATCAGATGAACGACTTTGCGTCACATAGAAGATTAGCCCCTGGAGGGCTTGAGCACACATTAGAGTACCCCGACCTGTTTGAAGCAGCTCGGAGGATTGTGTTCACCCGGCGAGTGAAGCACTCCGTAGAGGCAACATTGTCAAGAATGATACACGAAAATTCAACACAAGCCGAGGGCAATGAGGAACGTCTATCTTGGACCCAGCACAGCAAACTTCACCAATCACTACCACTTCTCAACAAGGCACCTCGGCCACAACTGCCGTCTGCCCAAAAAACCTGGCTCGTGGGTGTC GCCATGGCCCCAGCCCTGGGCATCTCCCAGTCTTTCACAAATGTGGGATCTGGCCAGCACTCGTGGTTTACCGCGGCTTACGCTCTCACCGTTGGCGTCTTTGACTTGCCCTCAGCACGCCTAGGAGACACCTTCGGTCGTAAACCCGTCACCGTTCTCGGCTGTCTCTG GCGGTGGAACGGCACGGTGTACTTCTGCATCTGCCGCGTCATGCAAGGGATCGGCCCGGCCCTCTGTATCTCCAATGGCTTCACTACTCTCGAGATGACGTTGGTTCCAGGCCAGAAAAAGGATAAGGCAATCTCAATCTTCAGTGCTTCCGCACCCGTGGGCTTCGCCCTTGGCACAGTCATGTCGTCACTGTTCGCCCGCGGCGCTGCATGGGAGTGGTCATTCTTcgttctcgccgccgtcagcgtctcggccggcgggTTGGGACTGCTAGTGCTCCCCTGCCAAGCCCTCACGAAGAAACACTCTGGCAACAGCATATGGGTGCGGCTTGATCTCTCTGGCACAGTCCGCGGCGCCAGCGGTCTCATGCATTTCAGCCTTTCATGTAATCAGGCTCCGGCCGTGGCTTGGCAAACCCCCTACTGCtacttcttcctcatcgtAGGCGCCATGTTCTTCGCAGCATTCACCTACAACGAAACAGTGGTCGTAAACCCATTACTTCCCCTGAACACCATAGGCTCGGTGACGAATCTGATACTAACTTGCACGGCAGCGGTCTGGGGTTGTTTCGCCATCTGGGCGTTTTATACCTTTCAGCTCCTAGTGCTGCTGCGCGAGTGGAACTCGCTCATGGCCAGTACCAGCCCT GTGTACTGGGCATCTTTCGtggccgtcttgtctttGCTGCTGGCGTCTATCCTGATGGCTACGGCACCGCCTGAGCAGACGCACTGGGCCAACGCCTTCGTCAGCAGCTTGCTTGCGCCTTTGGAAATGGTCGTGGCAAGCCCCCTTGCGACGACTATGTTGCGGGAGAATCTGCCAGAGGAGCAGAAAAGAATCGCAAGCAGTGTGGTCTTGGCCAGATCGAGCTACGCCATATCGTTTTTCATGGGAATAGCGAGTTCGGTCGAGGTTCAAGTAAATCAGGGTGGCTCGGATGTCTTGTCAGGATGCAGAGGAGCGCAATATTCTGGTGTAGGTCTCGGAAGTCTGAGAGTCTTGCTGGTAACGGCGATCACGCTTCAAGCCGTATTTGTCAGGGGCTCATGA
- a CDS encoding Putative H/ACA ribonucleoprotein complex, subunit Gar1/Naf1, giving the protein MSFGRGAPRGRGGGGFGGRGGGGFGGRGGFQQRDMGPPATILEMGKFMHACEGEMICESINPKVPHFNAQIFLENKTAVGKVDEVLGPINQVYFTIKPSEGIQATSFKEGDKFYIGSEKLLPLEKFLPKPKPPPGAPKVKRAGRGGPARGGRGGRGGFGGRGGAPRGGRGGSGFGGRGGGGFGGRGGGGFGGRGGAPRGGGGFSGGRGRGGFSRGGR; this is encoded by the exons ATGTCAtttggacgaggagctccgcgcggtcgcggcggcggtggcttcggcggtcgcggaggcggcgggtTTGGTG GCCGTGGTGGTTTCCAACAGAGAGACATGGGTCCTCCCGCAACGATTCTCG AGATGGGCAAGTTCATGCATGCTTGCGAAGGCGAGATGATCTGCGAGAGCATCAACCCCAAGGTTCCTCACTTCAATGCGCAAATCTTCCTCGAAAACAAG ACGGCTGTCGGCAAGGTTGACGAAGTTCTCGGCCCCATTAACCAGGTGTACTTCACCATCAAGCCCTCGGAGGGCATTCAGGCCACATCCTTCAAGGAGGGCGACAAGTTCTACATCGGATCCGAGAAGCTCCTCCCGCTGGAGAAGTTCCTTCCCAAGCCGAAGCCCCCCCCAGGTGCGCCCAAAGTCAAGCGAGCAGGCCGCGGTGGCCCGGCAAGAGgtggccgcggcggccgtggtggcTTTGGCGGTCGCGGAGGTGCCCCGAGAggtggccgtggcggcagcggtTTCGGCGGTCGCGGAGGTGGTGGTTTTGGCGGtcgcggcggtggtggtttCGGCGGTCGTGGCGGTGCGCCgagaggaggcggcggcttcaGCGGTGGTCGGGGTCGGGGCGGCTTCAGCAGAGGAGGCCGGTAG
- a CDS encoding Putative lecithin:cholesterol/phospholipid:diacylglycerol acyltransferase, alpha/Beta hydrolase — MSSSTIRRRALPVDTQVENEPPTPRDESPEKSEATAHVVRHVKPKTRKRRNGAIFLLGSLFGIIAAGFFAKSNDLIDFPELGELSMDSLFDVLPAGLVKDMRDLVVSNTSFLGLEGDLTPSWPELTRLLVKQGEREFVDSYDAFSVGLQARAEGLHAHHPMIMVPGVISTGLESWGTANVSRQYFRKRLWGSWSMMRALVLDKENWKRHIMLDQDTGLDPPHIKLRAAQGFDATDFFITGYWIWNKIFENLASIGYDPTNSFTAAYDWRLAYPNLETRDQYFSRLKSYIETAHEFSGKKTVLVSHSMGGQVLFYFFHWVASESGGRGGDDWVEQHVEAWINVSGCMLGAVKDLTAVLSGEMRDTAQLNAFAVYGLEKFLSKDERAQLFRAMPGISSMLPIGGDAVWGNSTWAPDDLPGQDFSYGSLLNFRSGMNWTTPDRNLTVESAMEYLFNTTEEWYSRNVKGAYSHGVAHTEADVEANEKDAQKWINPLETRLPLAPSLKIYCFYGVGKPTERGYYYRSPEMPALTNLNITIDTALTQGEVDHGVVMGEGDGTVNLLSTGYMCNRGWNYKRYNPAGVKVTVVEMEHEPERFNPRGGPKTADHVDILGRQHLNELILRIAAGKGNTISDYVVSNIMEYADKVKVYEDAERPVEEKES; from the coding sequence ATGTCTTCCTCAACCATCAGGCGCCGAGCGCTTCCCGTCGATACCCAGGTCGAGAACGAACCACCCACCCCTCGAGACGAAAGCCCCGAAAAGTCGGAAGCCACCGCCCACGTCGTTCGCCATGTGAAACCTAAAACGCGAAAACGCCGCAATGGCGCCATCTTCTTGCTCGGAAGCCTGTTCGGAATCATAGCTGCCGGGTTCTTCGCGAAAAGCAACGATCTGATAGACTTCCCCGAGCTCGGGGAGCTCAGCATGGATAGTCTTTTCGATGTTCTGCCTGCTGGCTTGGTCAAGGACATGCGGGATCTTGTGGTCAGTAACACTTCGTTTCTGGGCTTGGAGGGGGACTTGACGCCAAGCTGGCCTGAACTGACCCGGCTGCTCGTGAAGCAAGGCGAGCGCGAGTTCGTCGATAGCTACGATGCCTTCTCCGTAGGGCTACAAGCCCGCGCCGAGGGTCTTCACGCCCACCACCCAATGATAATGGTACCGGGTGTCATTTCAACGGGTCTCGAATCATGGGGCACTGCCAATGTCTCTCGCCAGTATTTCCGAAAGCGTCTCTGGGGCAGTTGGAGTATGATGCGGGCGTTGGTTCTGGACAAGGAGAACTGGAAAAGGCACATCATGTTGGACCAGGATACCGGTCTTGATCCTCCCCATATCAAACTCCGGGCCGCCCAGGGCTTTGACGCAACTGACTTCTTTATCACCGGATATTGGATTTGGAACAAGATATTTGAGAATCTGGCGTCCATAGGCTACGACCCGACCAATTCTTTCACGGCAGCGTACGACTGGCGCCTGGCCTACCCGAACCTCGAGACTCGCGATCAATACTTTTCGAGGCTCAAGTCCTACATCGAGACGGCGCACGAATTTTCGGGAAAGAAGACCGTCCTCGTGTCTCACAGCATGGGCGGACAGGTTCTTTTCTACTTCTTCCACTGGGTAGCGTCTGAGAGTGGCGGCAGGGGAGGTGACGACTGGGTTGAGCAGCACGTCGAGGCATGGATCAACGTGAGCGGGTGTATGCTTGGCGCCGTCAAGGACCTGACGGCTGTCTTGTCGGGTGAAATGCGTGACACGGCGCAGCTCAACGCATTTGCCGTCTACGGCCTCGAGAAGTTCTTGAGCAAGGACGAAAGGGCGCAGCTGTTCCGTGCGATGCCCGGTATTTCGTCAATGCTTCCCATCGGCGGGGACGCCGTCTGGGGCAATTCCACTTGGGCGCCTGACGACCTGCCTGGGCAGGACTTCTCTTATGGATCTCTTCTTAATTTCCGCAGCGGCATGAACTGGACAACACCGGATCGGAATTTGACAGTTGAGTCGGCCATGGAATACCTCTTCAACACGACCGAGGAGTGGTACTCAAGAAACGTGAAAGGAGCGTACTCGCACGGCGTAGCGCATACCGAGGCCGATGTTGAAGCCAACGAAAAAGACGCCCAGAAATGGATCAACCCGTTGGAGACACGACTGCCGCTGGCGCCTAGTCTCAAAATCTACTGCTTTTACGGCGTGGGGAAGCCCACGGAGCGAGGATACTACTACCGGTCGCCAGAAATGCCCGCTCTCACGAACCTGAACATCACCATCGACACAGCTCTCACGCAGGGAGAGGTGGACCACGGCGTCGTcatgggcgagggcgatggaaCGGTGAACCTGCTCAGTACCGGGTATATGTGTAACCGCGGATGGAACTACAAGCGGTACAACCCGGCCGGTGTCAAGGTGACTGTGGTCGAGATGGAGCACGAGCCCGAACGATTTAATCCTCGAGGGGGGCCCAAGACGGCAGATCACGTGGACATTCTCGGGCGGCAGCATCTCAACGAACTCATCCTGCGGATCGCGGCGGGCAAGGGCAACACGATATCGGACTACGTCGTCAGCAACATTATGGAGTATGCtgacaaggtcaaggtgTACGAGGACGCTGAGCGAccggtcgaggagaaggagtcGTAG